A region of Fimbriimonadaceae bacterium DNA encodes the following proteins:
- the ftsZ_2 gene encoding Cell division protein FtsZ — protein sequence MNLYASSETLFDHQAQIKVLGIGGGGGNAVNRMIQVGVAGVQFVAMNTDSQALDTSLAKRKLHLGETVTKGLGAGGDPTVGEAAAKESEKAIHELLEGADMIFITAGMGGGTGTGAAPIVAEMARRMGILTVGVVTKPFLFEGPRRKKLAEDGAARLKEHVDTLIVVPNDKLLSFVDKRTTMQQAFLAADDVLRQGVQGISDIILLPGIINVDFADVRTVMKDAGVALMGLGKAVGEQRARLAAQAAANSPLLETSILGAKKLLVNISAGADFSLGEAHDAMEYIMQFADAGDAEIFMGHVMKESSEGEVSITLLAAGMSTERATLDRDVFAEYAIPGVTPPPIPKQAPPPIALDESDLDIPAFLRRHRTP from the coding sequence GTGAACCTATACGCCAGTTCGGAAACCCTGTTTGACCATCAGGCCCAGATCAAAGTGCTTGGCATCGGCGGAGGCGGCGGCAATGCCGTGAACCGGATGATCCAGGTCGGCGTCGCCGGCGTGCAGTTCGTGGCGATGAACACGGACTCGCAGGCGCTCGATACGAGCCTTGCCAAGCGAAAGCTCCACCTTGGCGAGACCGTCACCAAGGGGCTGGGTGCGGGGGGCGATCCGACCGTGGGCGAAGCCGCCGCGAAGGAAAGCGAGAAAGCCATTCACGAGCTGCTCGAAGGCGCCGACATGATCTTCATCACGGCGGGAATGGGCGGTGGCACCGGTACCGGCGCAGCGCCGATCGTGGCCGAGATGGCCCGCCGAATGGGCATCCTCACCGTTGGCGTGGTGACCAAGCCTTTCCTCTTCGAGGGTCCGCGACGAAAGAAGCTGGCCGAAGATGGAGCCGCCCGGCTGAAGGAACATGTCGATACGCTCATCGTGGTTCCCAACGACAAATTGCTTAGCTTCGTGGACAAGCGCACGACGATGCAGCAGGCGTTCCTGGCCGCTGACGATGTCCTCCGACAGGGAGTGCAGGGAATCAGCGACATCATTCTGCTGCCCGGCATCATCAACGTGGACTTCGCCGATGTCAGGACGGTCATGAAGGACGCCGGCGTCGCGCTGATGGGCCTCGGCAAAGCGGTAGGTGAGCAGCGCGCCCGACTGGCCGCCCAGGCAGCAGCCAACAGCCCGCTCCTCGAAACCAGCATTCTCGGCGCCAAGAAACTCCTCGTGAACATATCCGCCGGAGCCGATTTCAGCCTCGGCGAGGCGCACGATGCGATGGAATACATCATGCAATTTGCCGATGCCGGCGACGCGGAAATTTTCATGGGTCACGTGATGAAGGAGTCGTCGGAGGGCGAGGTGTCCATCACCCTGCTCGCCGCCGGCATGTCCACCGAACGTGCGACGTTGGACCGCGATGTGTTTGCCGAGTACGCAATCCCCGGGGTAACGCCGCCACCGATCCCGAAGCAGGCGCCTCCTCCGATCGCGCTCGACGAATCCGACCTCGACATTCCCGCCTTCCTGAGAAGGCACCGCACGCCCTAA
- the lacC gene encoding Tagatose-6-phosphate kinase, with amino-acid sequence MILTVTFNPCVDHTLLVKGLRPHDTNRIEQTETDAGGKGCNLSRIVAELGGETVATGFLGGDTGRFVASVLDRQGVVNDFIWIDGETRTNFSVEDGSGQPPTTFNSRGPEIGREDWNQLLEHVGRLAATASWVAIGGSLPPSLSAEDVTELVEVVRRSPAKVLVDADGAPMMAAIDHRPDLIKPNAAEAERLVGFPVSDVEDAVRAGLYLQEKTRGTVIVSMGVKGAVLVAEGSVWVGVTPHVESVSTIGSGDSMLGGFLWAIERGDSVEEAFRWGLAAGAATAITNGSEIGRRTMIEALWANASVSLYSPAGA; translated from the coding sequence ATGATCCTCACGGTCACGTTCAACCCCTGCGTCGACCATACGCTGCTCGTGAAGGGCCTCAGGCCGCACGACACCAACCGCATCGAGCAGACCGAGACCGATGCGGGAGGGAAGGGCTGCAACCTGAGCCGCATCGTGGCCGAGCTCGGCGGGGAAACCGTCGCGACAGGCTTCCTCGGCGGCGACACCGGACGGTTCGTGGCCTCGGTTCTCGACCGGCAGGGCGTCGTCAACGACTTCATCTGGATCGACGGCGAAACGCGCACGAATTTCTCGGTGGAGGATGGCTCCGGCCAGCCCCCCACCACCTTCAATTCGCGGGGTCCCGAGATTGGCCGTGAGGATTGGAACCAGCTACTGGAGCATGTCGGTCGGCTTGCGGCGACGGCGTCGTGGGTGGCGATCGGGGGATCGCTGCCGCCCAGTCTCTCTGCCGAGGATGTCACGGAGCTCGTCGAGGTCGTGCGACGATCCCCGGCCAAGGTCCTCGTCGATGCCGACGGCGCGCCGATGATGGCTGCGATCGACCACCGCCCAGACCTGATCAAACCGAATGCCGCCGAAGCCGAACGCTTGGTCGGCTTTCCGGTTTCCGATGTCGAGGATGCTGTACGCGCCGGCCTCTACCTTCAGGAGAAGACGAGGGGCACGGTTATCGTATCGATGGGCGTCAAGGGGGCCGTTCTCGTCGCCGAAGGATCGGTTTGGGTGGGGGTCACCCCCCACGTGGAATCGGTCAGCACCATCGGCAGCGGCGACTCCATGCTCGGCGGCTTCCTGTGGGCGATCGAACGGGGCGACTCGGTCGAGGAGGCCTTTCGGTGGGGGCTCGCCGCCGGCGCCGCAACCGCGATCACCAACGGCAGCGAAATCGGCCGGAGGACGATGATCGAGGCACTATGGGCGAACGCGTCGGTTTCCCTCTATTCCCCAGCCGGGGCTTAA
- the purE gene encoding N5-carboxyaminoimidazole ribonucleotide mutase codes for MAETTVGVIMGSQSDWETMKAAAETLAEFGVPHEVEVVSAHRTPDRMREYAMSARERGLKVIIAGAGGAAHLPGMTAAWTTLPVIGVPVQSKAMSGVDSLHSIVQMPAGIPVATVAIGNAKNAALLAIAILAVTDLALASKLQDFRRSQEQLVRESNAKVG; via the coding sequence ATGGCGGAAACCACGGTCGGGGTGATTATGGGCAGTCAGTCGGACTGGGAGACCATGAAAGCCGCCGCCGAAACGCTTGCCGAATTCGGCGTGCCGCATGAAGTGGAGGTCGTCAGCGCCCACCGGACGCCCGACCGCATGCGCGAGTACGCGATGTCGGCACGCGAGCGAGGGCTGAAGGTGATCATCGCCGGAGCGGGCGGCGCCGCCCACCTGCCCGGGATGACCGCCGCCTGGACGACGCTGCCGGTCATCGGCGTTCCCGTCCAGAGCAAGGCGATGTCAGGGGTGGACTCGCTCCATTCGATCGTGCAGATGCCGGCGGGCATTCCGGTGGCGACCGTCGCAATCGGGAATGCGAAGAACGCGGCCCTGCTTGCGATCGCGATCCTGGCGGTCACGGACTTGGCTTTGGCGTCGAAGCTCCAGGACTTCCGCCGGTCTCAGGAGCAGTTGGTTCGGGAGTCGAACGCCAAGGTTGGGTAA
- the pdxB gene encoding Erythronate-4-phosphate dehydrogenase — MKVLVADKFEKVGLDGLAELGLEIVYDADLKEDALAAKLKETGAEVLVVRSTKVTEAMMDGSRLALIIRAGAGYNTIDVAAASARGIYVSNCPGKNSQAVAELAFGLILAVDRHIPDNVIQFREGKWNKKQFSKAKGIHGSTLGLIGMGKIGQEMIIRARAFGMQVVAFSRWMTPDVAAALGIGRASTLEELAQQCDTISVHVALTPDTKGMLNDKFFSAMKPGAYFINTSRAEVVDQAALEKHLNEGRIFAGLDVFDGEPSTGEGTYDGSLKDNPNCYCTHHIGASTDQAQDAVAREVVRIVREYKYTGVVPNVVNVQRADQATHLIVVRHQDRVGVLAHVLGVLKDEGINVQEMENIVLGGAQAAIAQIAVDKQPTASALLSVKTNPHIFDASVLPISRS, encoded by the coding sequence ATGAAAGTCCTTGTCGCCGACAAGTTTGAGAAAGTCGGCCTAGACGGCCTTGCCGAGCTCGGATTGGAGATCGTTTACGACGCCGATCTGAAGGAAGACGCCTTGGCCGCGAAGCTGAAGGAGACAGGGGCGGAAGTCCTCGTTGTGCGCTCGACCAAGGTCACGGAGGCCATGATGGATGGGTCACGGCTGGCCCTCATCATCCGCGCCGGAGCCGGATACAACACGATCGACGTCGCCGCAGCCAGCGCTCGGGGCATCTACGTTTCCAACTGTCCTGGCAAGAACAGCCAAGCCGTTGCCGAGCTTGCCTTTGGCCTTATCTTGGCCGTCGACCGACACATCCCCGATAATGTGATCCAGTTTCGCGAGGGCAAGTGGAACAAGAAGCAGTTCAGCAAGGCAAAGGGCATACACGGCTCGACCCTTGGCCTCATCGGTATGGGCAAGATCGGGCAGGAGATGATCATCCGCGCCAGAGCATTTGGCATGCAGGTGGTCGCCTTCAGCCGCTGGATGACTCCGGACGTCGCCGCTGCCCTTGGCATCGGTCGGGCCTCGACGCTGGAAGAGCTTGCGCAGCAGTGCGATACCATTTCGGTTCACGTTGCGCTGACCCCGGATACCAAGGGAATGCTGAACGACAAGTTCTTCAGCGCCATGAAGCCCGGGGCGTATTTCATCAACACGAGCCGCGCCGAGGTCGTGGACCAGGCAGCTTTGGAAAAGCACCTGAACGAGGGTCGCATCTTCGCCGGGCTGGACGTATTCGACGGCGAACCCAGCACTGGCGAAGGCACCTATGACGGATCGCTAAAGGACAACCCCAACTGTTATTGCACCCACCACATCGGCGCAAGCACCGACCAGGCGCAGGATGCCGTGGCCAGAGAGGTCGTCCGCATCGTTCGAGAATATAAGTACACCGGCGTGGTTCCGAATGTGGTCAACGTCCAGCGGGCGGACCAGGCCACCCATCTCATCGTGGTGCGCCATCAAGACCGAGTGGGTGTCCTCGCCCATGTCCTTGGCGTTCTAAAAGATGAGGGGATCAACGTTCAGGAAATGGAGAACATCGTGCTCGGCGGCGCTCAAGCCGCAATTGCACAGATTGCCGTCGACAAGCAGCCGACTGCGAGCGCGCTGCTATCGGTAAAGACCAATCCGCACATCTTTGATGCGAGTGTTTTGCCGATTAGCCGATCTTGA
- the pfkA gene encoding ATP-dependent 6-phosphofructokinase, with amino-acid sequence MQRIAVITSGGDSPGMNAAIRGVVRTTISRGADVIGFLHGYRGIIANEVMPLDSKSVSGVITAGGTILRTARSREFMTQEGRLQAMDHLRENEIEGLIVIGGDGSLTGARTLWEEFQFPVMGVPGSIDNDISGTDYSIGFDTAVNTALEAVDKVRDTAYSHERVFVIEVMGRHNGFIALEVGLAGGAESILIPEVPYSLLEVCDRMRSTHAKGKRSSIIIVAEGAARASDIRDFIQKNTGFEARYMVLGHIQRGGSPTAFDRVLALRLGSFAANRLLSGFSGEMVGVDGGKLVAHPLSYVLSSERTVDPEKLLLVEAMAV; translated from the coding sequence ATGCAACGGATTGCAGTCATCACGAGCGGGGGCGATTCACCGGGGATGAACGCTGCCATCCGCGGCGTCGTCCGAACCACCATCTCCCGCGGGGCCGACGTCATTGGGTTCCTCCATGGCTACCGCGGCATTATCGCCAACGAAGTGATGCCCCTCGACTCCAAGTCGGTCAGCGGCGTCATCACCGCCGGCGGCACGATCCTGCGCACGGCCCGCAGCCGCGAATTCATGACCCAGGAAGGCAGGCTCCAGGCGATGGACCACCTGCGCGAGAACGAGATCGAAGGGCTCATCGTCATCGGCGGAGACGGCTCGCTTACCGGCGCGAGGACGCTCTGGGAAGAGTTCCAGTTCCCGGTCATGGGCGTTCCCGGCTCGATCGACAACGACATCAGCGGCACCGACTATTCGATCGGCTTCGACACCGCCGTCAACACCGCGCTCGAGGCCGTGGACAAGGTTCGCGACACCGCGTATTCGCATGAGCGGGTCTTCGTGATCGAGGTCATGGGGAGGCACAACGGCTTTATTGCACTGGAGGTCGGCCTCGCCGGCGGCGCCGAGTCGATCCTCATCCCCGAAGTGCCGTACTCGTTGCTCGAGGTTTGCGACCGGATGCGATCGACCCACGCGAAAGGGAAGCGCAGCAGCATCATCATCGTGGCCGAAGGGGCCGCCCGCGCCAGCGACATCCGCGACTTCATTCAGAAGAACACCGGGTTCGAAGCCCGCTACATGGTCCTCGGCCACATCCAGCGGGGCGGCAGCCCGACCGCGTTCGACCGGGTGCTTGCGCTGCGGCTCGGCTCGTTCGCCGCCAACCGTCTGCTCAGCGGCTTCTCGGGCGAAATGGTTGGGGTGGATGGCGGCAAGCTCGTAGCCCACCCGCTCAGCTACGTCCTCAGCTCCGAACGCACCGTCGATCCGGAAAAGCTGCTGCTCGTCGAAGCGATGGCGGTCTGA
- the gatB gene encoding Aspartyl/glutamyl-tRNA(Asn/Gln) amidotransferase subunit B, whose protein sequence is MPEYVASIGMEVHAELDTDSKMFCRCAVAFGGEPNTRVCPVCLGLPGSLPVPNRKAIEFVMRTALALNCQIARRSIFHRKNYFYPDLPKGYQVSQYEETNPIGYYGHLEIPSGDGYKRIRIRRVHLEEDTGKLLHLPSGGSGVDYNRAGVPLMEIVTDFPPDIANAEEAKEYLVQLRNILIYLGVCNGKMEEGALRCEPNISIRAAGEDKLGTKTELKNLNSFRSVQLGAQFEIRRQTAVLEQGGKVLQETRGWNEATESSFLMRTKEAENDYRYFPDPDLPPMVFDEAFIENVRATLPELPLAKFRRYREDWGLSAYDANWLIADRETAEWFEEAVGLKGDPKAVFNWMSSDFAKMLNDQGLTPRSSQVTPTMLVELTRMIESGSISGKIAKDVFKEMFSAGRTAAEVVAEKGLTQISDVDTIVEAARKAIAMNPEPLAKYRSGQTGVMGFFVGQVMKETGGRANPGMVQDIVKRLLDES, encoded by the coding sequence GTGCCCGAATACGTTGCCAGCATCGGCATGGAGGTTCACGCCGAGCTCGATACCGACAGCAAGATGTTCTGCCGCTGCGCCGTCGCTTTTGGCGGCGAGCCCAATACGAGAGTCTGCCCGGTATGCCTCGGGTTGCCTGGCTCCCTGCCGGTTCCGAACCGAAAGGCGATCGAATTCGTCATGCGCACCGCCCTGGCCCTTAACTGTCAAATCGCCCGGCGCTCAATCTTCCACCGGAAGAACTACTTCTATCCCGACCTGCCAAAGGGCTATCAGGTGAGCCAGTACGAGGAAACCAACCCCATCGGCTATTACGGGCATCTGGAGATTCCGAGCGGCGACGGATACAAGCGCATCAGGATTCGGCGCGTGCACCTGGAGGAAGACACGGGCAAGCTGCTCCACTTACCGAGTGGCGGCAGCGGGGTGGACTACAACCGGGCGGGAGTGCCGCTCATGGAGATCGTCACCGACTTTCCTCCAGATATCGCTAACGCCGAGGAAGCCAAGGAGTATCTCGTCCAGCTTCGCAACATCCTGATCTACCTCGGCGTGTGCAACGGCAAGATGGAAGAGGGCGCCCTGCGCTGCGAGCCCAACATCTCCATTCGGGCAGCCGGCGAAGACAAGCTCGGAACGAAAACCGAGCTAAAAAACCTGAACAGCTTTCGGAGCGTTCAACTGGGCGCGCAGTTCGAAATCCGTCGCCAGACCGCCGTTTTGGAGCAGGGTGGAAAGGTCCTGCAGGAAACGCGCGGTTGGAACGAGGCAACCGAGAGCAGCTTCCTGATGCGCACGAAGGAAGCGGAGAACGACTACCGCTACTTTCCCGACCCGGACCTGCCCCCAATGGTTTTCGACGAAGCCTTCATCGAGAACGTCCGGGCTACGCTGCCGGAATTGCCGCTTGCCAAGTTTCGACGGTATCGAGAGGACTGGGGTCTCAGCGCTTATGATGCGAACTGGCTGATCGCCGACCGCGAGACCGCTGAGTGGTTCGAGGAGGCGGTCGGCCTTAAGGGAGATCCCAAGGCGGTCTTTAACTGGATGAGCAGCGACTTTGCCAAGATGCTCAACGATCAAGGTCTTACGCCAAGGTCCTCTCAAGTCACCCCGACGATGCTGGTCGAGCTGACGCGGATGATCGAATCCGGTTCCATCAGCGGCAAGATTGCCAAGGATGTCTTCAAGGAGATGTTTTCGGCAGGTCGAACGGCGGCGGAAGTGGTGGCCGAAAAGGGGCTGACTCAGATATCGGACGTGGACACGATTGTGGAGGCGGCTCGCAAGGCGATTGCCATGAATCCCGAGCCGCTGGCCAAGTACCGTTCGGGCCAAACCGGAGTCATGGGCTTCTTCGTCGGACAGGTCATGAAGGAGACGGGGGGCCGGGCGAACCCCGGCATGGTGCAGGACATTGTTAAACGCTTACTTGATGAAAGCTAA